One Chryseobacterium sp. StRB126 genomic region harbors:
- a CDS encoding DUF4870 domain-containing protein, which yields MDNKTLSIVSYITIIGWLIAFISGKDKTDSLLRYHLKQSLGVVILSFILSTILGILISVTHLGILGIIAVLPLVLMIIGAINAANEVEKPLPLIGKMIEDKFSFIS from the coding sequence ATGGACAACAAAACATTATCTATCGTATCATACATTACCATTATCGGATGGTTGATTGCTTTTATATCAGGAAAAGATAAAACAGACAGCCTTTTAAGATATCATCTTAAACAGTCATTGGGAGTTGTTATTCTTTCTTTTATTCTCTCAACTATTCTTGGAATTTTGATTTCGGTTACACATCTTGGTATACTGGGTATAATTGCTGTTCTGCCATTGGTACTGATGATTATTGGTGCTATTAATGCTGCTAATGAGGTTGAAAAACCTTTGCCGTTAATCGGAAAAATGATTGAAGATAAATTTTCATTTATCAGTTAG
- a CDS encoding DUF3829 domain-containing protein codes for MKKSLLIAGILSIGISLTSCDKLEKIKEKLSQSGNSTQVNPFSVNSGDENRDIVSFNNKVVKMDEAQAEFIKNFQESLAQMEEYVKNVTANPQYSGMSPIFTPTIMMWINQEIKAPNVLGKNYQVLVDKMKDTATQLQALKKDLETYKTAEDWKDDKGKKINEISEKANKLIQENRNTANELFSKLSPKADKAEMEILKDHPLKDHIIQSKEAMELTQKIVDDSYNITDLNAYKHKFAQQYQQMEKLYTRNIDEKIPYSEKQKESSYTALNNALNDFLGKMRIVQRSLNENSSELNHDLDDLESEAGTVLNRYNNFVD; via the coding sequence ATGAAAAAATCATTGCTCATCGCAGGAATACTTAGTATTGGTATTTCTCTGACTTCCTGTGATAAACTGGAGAAGATTAAAGAAAAACTGTCACAAAGTGGAAATAGTACACAAGTAAACCCTTTCAGTGTTAATTCAGGAGATGAAAACAGAGATATAGTTTCCTTTAATAATAAGGTGGTGAAAATGGATGAGGCCCAGGCAGAATTCATTAAAAACTTTCAGGAATCACTGGCTCAAATGGAAGAGTATGTGAAAAATGTTACAGCCAATCCACAATATTCAGGCATGTCTCCAATATTTACACCTACCATCATGATGTGGATTAACCAGGAGATTAAAGCTCCTAATGTATTGGGAAAAAACTATCAGGTTCTGGTAGATAAAATGAAAGATACAGCTACTCAGTTACAGGCCCTGAAGAAAGATCTGGAAACCTATAAAACAGCAGAAGACTGGAAGGATGATAAAGGAAAGAAAATCAATGAAATTAGTGAAAAAGCCAATAAACTGATACAGGAAAACCGTAATACGGCCAACGAGCTGTTTTCCAAACTCTCTCCAAAAGCAGATAAAGCTGAAATGGAAATTCTTAAAGACCATCCATTAAAAGATCATATCATTCAGTCTAAAGAAGCTATGGAGCTTACTCAAAAGATTGTTGATGATTCTTATAATATTACAGATTTGAATGCCTACAAGCACAAATTTGCACAACAATATCAGCAGATGGAAAAGCTATACACCAGGAATATTGATGAAAAAATTCCATATTCAGAAAAGCAGAAAGAAAGCAGTTACACTGCACTTAATAATGCTTTGAATGATTTTCTGGGTAAGATGAGAATTGTGCAGCGAAGTCTGAATGAAAACAGCAGTGAACTGAATCACGATCTTGATGATCTTGAAAGTGAAGCCGGCACTGTTCTTAACCGTTACAATAATTTTGTAGATTAA
- a CDS encoding DUF4303 domain-containing protein has protein sequence MDFEMLKQQIEEAAKKAFLEMFEKHGAENIYSFALYSDEGAMTVCPSSNTLETLKNIDKDDAVYYKFEPAEWTYEMKGADQEFNEICDHLRAELEKYEDEGEYEEWFQEFQTRLYTSCIEVLEKLKNENFFKNIIGKDIFLIFTVSDYEFEKQDLKNIIIRLNDNEHKSEYLDWMETWGN, from the coding sequence ATGGATTTTGAGATGTTGAAACAACAGATAGAAGAAGCTGCAAAAAAAGCCTTTTTAGAAATGTTTGAAAAGCATGGTGCTGAAAATATTTACAGCTTTGCTTTATATAGTGATGAGGGAGCAATGACTGTTTGCCCTTCTTCCAATACATTGGAAACACTTAAGAATATAGATAAGGATGATGCTGTGTACTATAAATTTGAACCTGCAGAATGGACGTATGAAATGAAAGGTGCAGATCAGGAATTTAATGAAATTTGTGACCACCTGAGAGCAGAGCTTGAGAAGTATGAAGATGAGGGTGAATATGAAGAATGGTTTCAGGAATTTCAAACCAGACTTTATACCAGCTGTATTGAAGTTTTGGAAAAGCTTAAAAATGAGAACTTTTTTAAAAATATTATAGGGAAAGATATTTTCTTGATTTTCACCGTTTCAGATTATGAATTTGAGAAGCAAGATCTGAAAAATATAATTATCAGACTTAATGATAATGAGCATAAAAGTGAATATCTGGATTGGATGGAAACCTGGGGCAATTGA
- a CDS encoding DUF4375 domain-containing protein: MKQNKIIVSDTSYNSNDPYDLILSNISVVNLLNEEEFEVENMHEDSIISYYLDYYLAQYSNGNFSQFVWNSGWSPELNRDIEEGLRKIGAQKHLALFLEQSSLVERLEDGELEEYLKREYFGPNKTRDKLKNSSFYSLEEDLIILHSQWLRNHQDLQVLPLEEMFSELEKLVGRKINRP; the protein is encoded by the coding sequence ATGAAGCAGAATAAAATAATTGTCTCAGACACATCTTACAACAGTAATGATCCTTATGATTTGATCCTTTCCAATATTTCAGTGGTGAATCTCCTGAACGAAGAAGAATTTGAAGTCGAAAACATGCACGAAGATTCCATCATCAGCTATTATCTTGATTACTACCTGGCGCAATATTCCAATGGGAATTTTTCCCAGTTTGTATGGAATTCTGGGTGGTCACCGGAGCTCAATAGAGATATTGAAGAAGGGTTAAGAAAAATAGGGGCACAAAAACACCTTGCTCTTTTTCTTGAGCAAAGTTCACTGGTAGAAAGACTGGAAGATGGAGAATTAGAAGAATATCTGAAAAGAGAATACTTTGGACCCAATAAAACCAGAGATAAACTGAAAAATAGTTCATTTTACAGCTTAGAAGAAGATTTAATTATATTACATTCGCAGTGGTTGAGGAATCATCAGGATTTACAGGTTTTACCTCTTGAAGAGATGTTTTCAGAACTAGAAAAACTAGTCGGTAGAAAAATTAACAGACCATAA